A genomic segment from Arcobacter sp. CECT 8986 encodes:
- the trmB gene encoding tRNA (guanosine(46)-N7)-methyltransferase TrmB — MPHIVFNNDKEIKIPFEKNGVSFTFMAKSYNFTEDARREEYKIGVNYDNKDFLLTLKNKDENKMLKFDKVTRVTPITLVKDALNAYVEAIDANVVFSNTNSFSHKIEPQKEYLKEIDYFVNDFKTDKEIQIEIGFGSGRHLLYQAKNNPDVQFIGLEIHTPSIEQLLKQLKIQNITNVLVVNYDARLFMEFINSNKVGKIFVHFPVPWDKKPHRRIYSNEFIDEALRVLKIDGTLELRTDSRKYFDYCMDLLTNLNSGRITVDINKDLEVSSKYEDRWKKQGKNIYDVVLQCQKEDKKIDLKHDFSFGEIDLENFKKIMTNKPMVDESFFIHIEDLFLLEEENSALIQVTLGSFNRPLSKFIFVKNNIAHYFQGNPLPTSANIKAHERLKEILK; from the coding sequence ATGCCGCACATAGTATTTAATAATGATAAAGAGATAAAAATACCATTTGAAAAAAATGGTGTCTCTTTTACTTTCATGGCTAAATCTTATAATTTTACAGAAGATGCCAGAAGAGAAGAGTATAAAATTGGTGTAAACTACGATAATAAAGATTTTTTACTTACACTAAAAAATAAAGATGAAAACAAAATGTTGAAGTTTGATAAAGTTACAAGAGTAACTCCTATCACTTTAGTAAAAGATGCACTAAATGCATATGTTGAAGCAATAGATGCAAATGTTGTATTTTCTAATACAAATAGCTTTAGTCATAAGATTGAACCTCAAAAAGAGTATTTAAAAGAGATAGATTATTTTGTAAATGATTTTAAAACAGACAAAGAGATTCAAATAGAGATTGGTTTTGGTAGTGGTAGACATCTACTTTATCAAGCAAAAAACAATCCAGATGTTCAGTTCATAGGACTTGAAATTCATACTCCTTCAATTGAGCAACTTTTAAAACAATTAAAAATTCAAAATATAACAAATGTATTAGTAGTAAACTATGATGCAAGATTATTTATGGAGTTTATTAACTCAAATAAAGTAGGAAAGATATTTGTACATTTTCCTGTACCTTGGGATAAAAAACCTCATAGAAGAATCTACTCAAATGAGTTTATTGATGAAGCATTAAGAGTCCTTAAAATTGATGGTACTTTAGAGTTAAGAACAGATAGTAGAAAATATTTTGATTACTGTATGGATTTATTAACAAATTTAAATAGTGGTCGAATCACAGTTGATATAAACAAAGACTTAGAAGTATCAAGTAAATATGAAGATAGATGGAAAAAACAAGGTAAAAATATCTACGATGTAGTTTTACAGTGTCAAAAAGAGGATAAAAAGATTGATTTAAAACATGATTTCTCTTTTGGAGAGATAGATTTAGAAAACTTCAAAAAAATCATGACAAATAAACCAATGGTTGATGAAAGTTTTTTTATTCATATTGAAGATTTATTTTTACTAGAAGAGGAAAACTCTGCACTTATTCAAGTGACATTAGGAAGTTTTAATAGACCTCTTAGCAAATTTATATTTGTAAAAAATAATATTGCACACTATTTCCAAGGAAATCCACTTCCTACAAGTGCTAATATTAAAGCTCATGAAAGGTTAAAAGAGATTTTAAAATAA
- a CDS encoding coproporphyrinogen III oxidase family protein encodes MINNIKDVIINNVVNGVINKAFDSSVKIVKTSNGDNKFNHLKENASYLLYIHIPFCDNLCPFCTFHKYKYDEKKAIKYFEDLRKEIYILKNYNIKVDSIYIGGGSPLIHETEIIETLKLLKRVFKVDDISCETDPNHIEPQTIKKLKGLVKRLSIGIQSFDNKILKELSRFDRFGDKDTLISKIKKIQGILPITNLDLIFNLPNQTEESLKNDITIAKELRVEQITTYPLMSSDLNSKFISRFESNKNKENFYNIICEMLQEYHMNNMWSFSKESVEKLNDEYVSTYNEYIGLGSGGFSYLDGNLFVNSYDLDNYGNLLDLKNDSIIAKSTFNKKDIIQYYFLCTLFSGSFDIKKYYEKFNINLERHLRRELFLLKKLDFIYIEDEVIYLTKKGKYALIVVMANFYSKMDKVRAIFKNRVIV; translated from the coding sequence ATGATTAATAATATTAAAGATGTAATTATAAATAATGTAGTAAATGGTGTAATAAATAAAGCCTTTGATTCATCAGTAAAAATAGTTAAAACATCTAATGGGGATAATAAATTTAATCATTTGAAAGAGAATGCTTCTTATTTATTATATATTCATATTCCATTTTGTGATAACTTATGTCCATTTTGTACATTTCACAAATATAAATATGATGAAAAAAAAGCTATAAAATATTTTGAGGATTTAAGAAAAGAGATATATATTTTAAAAAATTATAATATTAAAGTTGATTCTATTTATATTGGAGGAGGAAGTCCTTTAATCCATGAAACTGAAATTATAGAAACATTAAAACTTCTTAAAAGAGTTTTTAAAGTAGATGATATTTCATGTGAAACAGACCCAAATCATATAGAACCTCAAACAATCAAAAAATTAAAAGGACTAGTAAAAAGATTATCAATTGGTATTCAAAGTTTTGATAATAAAATATTAAAAGAGTTAAGTAGATTTGATAGATTTGGAGATAAAGATACTTTAATTAGTAAAATAAAAAAAATTCAAGGTATTTTACCAATTACAAATCTTGATTTGATATTTAATCTTCCTAATCAAACAGAAGAATCATTGAAAAATGATATAACAATAGCAAAAGAATTAAGAGTAGAACAAATAACAACATACCCCTTAATGAGTTCTGATTTAAATAGTAAATTCATAAGTAGATTTGAATCAAATAAAAACAAAGAGAATTTTTATAATATAATTTGTGAAATGTTACAAGAGTATCATATGAATAATATGTGGTCATTTTCAAAAGAATCAGTAGAAAAATTAAATGATGAGTATGTATCAACATACAATGAATATATCGGATTAGGAAGTGGTGGATTTAGCTATTTAGATGGTAATTTGTTTGTAAATAGTTATGATTTAGATAATTATGGTAATCTTTTAGATTTAAAAAATGATTCGATTATTGCAAAAAGTACATTCAACAAAAAAGACATAATTCAATACTATTTTTTGTGTACTCTTTTTTCTGGTTCTTTTGATATAAAAAAATATTACGAAAAATTCAATATAAATTTAGAAAGACATCTAAGAAGAGAACTATTTTTATTAAAAAAACTTGATTTTATCTATATTGAAGATGAAGTAATATATTTAACAAAAAAAGGAAAATATGCATTAATTGTGGTTATGGCTAACTTTTATTCCAAAATGGATAAAGTTAGAGCCATATTTAAAAATAGAGTTATTGTTTAG
- a CDS encoding RluA family pseudouridine synthase: protein MDKNFIVFETNRLDKFLSLHIDASRNQIEQLIKKGFVCVDGKQTIKTGLKLKENQEVKVSFPEAEISQIKDEEFIKDSLKDKKVKVIYEDEHILVVNKPYNLTVHDAPSVKDATLVDWLKLKNISLSTISGEERHGIVHRLDKGTSGVMVVAKTNEAHVKLSKQLEDKSMGRYYLAIIDLPLKENTIIEKPIARNPNNRLKMAIVENGKYAKSAFSKIALSKNEKYELIAAKLFTGRTHQIRVHISSINRHILGDNLYGFKGELNKINRFYLHAYSLYLYHPITNEKMNFKADIPQDMNNFFIQYFNMENLDEQINENHIISSFNSFS, encoded by the coding sequence ATGGATAAAAATTTTATTGTTTTTGAAACAAATAGACTAGATAAATTTCTTTCGTTGCATATTGATGCATCAAGAAATCAAATAGAACAACTAATAAAAAAAGGATTTGTTTGTGTTGATGGGAAACAAACAATTAAAACAGGACTAAAACTAAAAGAGAATCAAGAAGTAAAAGTAAGTTTTCCAGAAGCTGAAATATCACAAATAAAAGATGAAGAGTTTATAAAAGATTCACTAAAAGATAAAAAAGTAAAAGTAATATATGAAGATGAACATATTTTAGTAGTAAATAAACCTTATAATTTAACAGTACATGACGCACCAAGTGTAAAAGATGCAACATTAGTAGATTGGCTAAAATTAAAAAATATTTCATTATCTACTATTAGTGGTGAAGAAAGACATGGAATAGTTCATAGATTAGATAAAGGTACAAGTGGAGTTATGGTTGTTGCAAAAACAAATGAAGCACATGTAAAACTATCTAAACAATTAGAAGACAAATCTATGGGTAGATACTATCTTGCAATTATTGATTTACCTTTAAAAGAGAATACTATTATAGAAAAACCAATTGCAAGAAATCCAAATAATAGACTAAAAATGGCAATTGTAGAAAATGGCAAATATGCAAAATCTGCATTTAGTAAAATAGCTCTTAGTAAAAATGAAAAATATGAACTAATTGCAGCAAAACTTTTTACAGGAAGAACACATCAAATCAGAGTTCACATAAGTTCGATAAATAGGCATATTCTAGGTGATAATTTATATGGATTTAAGGGCGAATTAAATAAAATAAATAGATTTTATCTGCACGCATATAGTTTATATTTATATCATCCTATTACAAATGAAAAGATGAACTTCAAAGCAGATATACCTCAAGATATGAACAATTTTTTTATACAATATTTTAATATGGAGAATTTAGATGAACAAATTAATGAAAATCACATCATCTCTAGCTTTAACTCTTTTAGTTAG
- a CDS encoding FtsW/RodA/SpoVE family cell cycle protein codes for MRLFDKRIVSHFDYLIIILILPLILLSYHLISETNDALANKQLIYFSLSIPFFLGVFILPIRKYIRLIPLFYWIGIALLVAVEFWGESRLGAKRWLSLPFVSSTIQPSEIIKPVFILMLGYLIHNNPPPRTGYGLKEFIYFSFYILLPFILIAKEPDLGTALVLLLVGYGVLFVIGVSWKIWATILFVIAVSSPLSYTYLIKDYQKKRIKDFISEKPSYHVQQSIIAIGSGGLAGKDSDEATQTQLKFLPIATSDFIFAFFVERYGFLGSLGLILIYAFIIFHLLLMNYYYKDDYVIRVFASGLGLLMFLNMSVNILMVIGFAPVVGLPLPMFSYGGSSFINFIVLFAILENLLAFRFMDMYDFERKL; via the coding sequence ATGCGTTTATTTGACAAAAGAATTGTATCTCATTTTGATTATTTAATTATAATTTTAATTTTACCATTAATACTATTATCATACCATTTGATAAGTGAAACAAATGATGCATTAGCCAATAAACAACTTATATATTTTTCATTATCTATACCATTTTTTCTAGGAGTATTTATTTTACCAATTAGAAAATATATAAGATTAATTCCTTTATTTTACTGGATTGGCATTGCACTTTTAGTAGCTGTTGAATTTTGGGGTGAATCAAGACTAGGGGCTAAACGATGGCTTAGTTTACCTTTTGTTAGTTCAACTATTCAACCCTCAGAGATAATAAAACCTGTATTTATATTGATGCTTGGATATTTAATACATAATAATCCACCACCAAGAACAGGGTATGGCCTTAAAGAATTTATATATTTCTCTTTTTATATATTGTTACCATTTATTCTAATTGCAAAAGAGCCAGATTTAGGTACAGCATTAGTTTTATTGTTAGTTGGATATGGTGTACTTTTTGTAATAGGAGTTAGTTGGAAAATTTGGGCAACTATTTTATTTGTAATTGCTGTTAGTTCTCCTTTGAGTTATACATATTTAATAAAAGATTATCAGAAAAAAAGAATAAAAGATTTTATATCTGAAAAACCTAGTTACCACGTACAACAATCAATTATTGCAATTGGTTCTGGTGGTTTAGCTGGTAAAGATAGTGATGAAGCAACACAAACTCAACTTAAATTTTTACCTATTGCAACAAGTGATTTTATTTTTGCTTTTTTTGTTGAAAGATATGGTTTTTTAGGTTCACTTGGATTGATTTTAATTTATGCTTTTATTATCTTTCACTTACTTTTAATGAACTATTATTATAAAGATGATTATGTCATTAGGGTTTTTGCCTCAGGACTTGGCTTATTAATGTTTTTAAATATGAGTGTAAATATACTTATGGTTATTGGCTTTGCTCCTGTTGTAGGACTACCTTTACCAATGTTTTCATATGGTGGAAGTTCTTTTATAAACTTTATTGTATTATTCGCTATTTTAGAAAATCTATTAGCCTTTAGGTTTATGGATATGTATGATTTTGAAAGGAAACTATAA
- a CDS encoding 4Fe-4S dicluster domain-containing protein — protein sequence MKKKFRMIHDENLCIGCQACSVACRSENDVPDNVFRMQVQIETKGVFPDLKMDMQRHSCVMCEDAPCVTVCPTGASFQTKDGLVQIDHRLCVSCKYCVVACPYDARFMNPITKNIEKCTFCYSNRVSKGLEPACVTVCPTDALVFGDISDMTSEVYKKAKECNLLYPKANLGTKPKVAFVPNKKGVSYE from the coding sequence ATGAAAAAGAAATTTAGAATGATACACGATGAAAATCTATGTATAGGTTGTCAAGCATGTAGTGTTGCATGTAGAAGTGAAAATGATGTACCTGATAATGTATTTAGAATGCAGGTTCAAATTGAGACTAAAGGAGTATTTCCTGATTTAAAAATGGATATGCAAAGACACTCATGTGTTATGTGCGAGGATGCACCTTGTGTAACAGTTTGTCCAACTGGCGCATCATTTCAAACAAAAGATGGTCTTGTTCAAATTGACCATAGATTATGTGTCTCTTGCAAATATTGTGTTGTTGCTTGTCCTTATGATGCAAGATTTATGAATCCTATAACAAAAAATATTGAGAAATGTACTTTTTGTTATTCAAATAGAGTTTCAAAAGGATTAGAACCAGCATGTGTGACAGTTTGTCCAACTGATGCATTAGTATTTGGTGATATAAGTGATATGACTTCAGAAGTTTATAAAAAAGCAAAAGAGTGTAATCTTTTATATCCTAAAGCTAACTTAGGAACTAAACCAAAAGTAGCATTTGTTCCTAATAAAAAAGGAGTAAGTTATGAATAA
- the speB gene encoding agmatinase, protein MKAQQSCFIGFEQDFEESTAVLFGAPFDGTTSFKPGARFASSAMREDSWAIESYSPYFDKDLEDLNLFDYGDLELPFGDKKNALRIIQEHVQQIIDANKIPVMIGGEHLVSLAPVKALSKKYDDLNIIHFDAHTDLREDYLGEALSHATVLRRIYDQVGDGKVNQFCIRSGLKEEFEWAKEHTHLEKFTYKTLADCVKRLENKPVYITIDLDVLDPSVFPGTGTPEPGGIDFHQMLDIINILSKLNNVVGMDVVELSPKFDVSGVSTAVACKTLRELVLATIKN, encoded by the coding sequence GTGAAAGCACAACAAAGCTGTTTTATTGGATTTGAGCAAGACTTTGAAGAGTCTACTGCTGTACTATTTGGAGCACCATTTGATGGAACAACTTCTTTTAAACCAGGAGCAAGATTTGCTTCAAGTGCAATGAGAGAAGACTCTTGGGCTATTGAGAGTTATTCTCCATATTTTGATAAAGATTTAGAAGATTTAAATCTATTTGATTATGGTGATTTAGAACTTCCTTTTGGAGATAAAAAGAATGCACTTAGAATAATTCAAGAGCATGTTCAACAAATCATAGATGCAAATAAAATTCCAGTTATGATTGGGGGAGAGCACTTAGTATCTTTAGCTCCTGTAAAAGCATTAAGTAAAAAGTATGATGATTTAAATATTATTCATTTTGATGCTCATACAGATTTAAGAGAGGATTATTTAGGTGAAGCTTTAAGTCATGCAACTGTTTTAAGAAGAATTTATGACCAAGTTGGTGATGGAAAAGTAAATCAGTTCTGTATTAGAAGTGGATTAAAAGAGGAGTTTGAGTGGGCAAAAGAGCATACTCATTTAGAAAAATTTACTTATAAAACTTTAGCTGATTGTGTAAAAAGATTAGAGAATAAACCTGTTTATATTACTATTGATTTAGATGTTTTAGACCCAAGTGTATTCCCAGGAACTGGAACACCAGAACCAGGTGGAATTGATTTTCATCAAATGCTTGATATTATAAATATCTTAAGTAAATTAAACAATGTTGTTGGAATGGATGTAGTTGAACTAAGTCCAAAGTTTGATGTAAGTGGAGTATCAACAGCAGTTGCTTGTAAAACTTTAAGAGAATTAGTTCTAGCTACAATCAAAAACTAA
- the nrfD gene encoding NrfD/PsrC family molybdoenzyme membrane anchor subunit, whose product MNNVWGSMAQYDVINWPWPIAVYLFLAGASAGSIIIALLVKWNRHDKEVATIWDAMVKAGALISPLTIIIGLILLILDLGKPLSFYWLLISYNFESVMTLGVIALFLYTPLSLVFTALIFEDVIKKNALLSMLYPVVSYIKSYSKYAKKIEYVLFFLALIVGAYTGFLLSANMSIPMWNSPILPILFLASGISAGIAGNILVGMLFFKSSINKESIKYLLMLDLRVIMLEIPLLLLLFVGMFYAGGAAKVSAIQALSVGNWALVFWVGVIAVGLVSPVVIALTALKNHDYKVKFILFNSVVVLIGVILLRFYIVYAGQIFTGAL is encoded by the coding sequence ATGAATAATGTATGGGGAAGTATGGCTCAGTATGATGTAATAAACTGGCCGTGGCCAATTGCAGTATATCTTTTTTTAGCAGGAGCTAGTGCTGGTTCTATTATTATTGCACTATTAGTAAAATGGAATAGACACGATAAAGAAGTGGCTACAATTTGGGATGCGATGGTAAAAGCAGGGGCTTTAATCTCACCTTTGACAATTATTATTGGATTGATTTTATTGATATTAGATTTAGGTAAACCTTTATCTTTTTATTGGTTATTGATAAGTTATAACTTTGAATCTGTGATGACATTAGGTGTAATTGCACTATTTTTATATACACCATTGTCACTTGTTTTTACTGCACTTATTTTTGAAGATGTAATCAAAAAAAATGCACTATTATCAATGCTTTATCCAGTGGTTAGTTATATAAAATCATATTCTAAATATGCAAAAAAAATAGAGTATGTATTATTCTTTTTAGCATTAATAGTAGGAGCATATACAGGATTTTTATTATCAGCAAATATGAGTATTCCTATGTGGAACTCTCCAATATTACCAATTCTGTTTTTGGCTTCTGGAATTTCAGCAGGAATTGCAGGAAACATATTAGTTGGAATGTTATTTTTCAAAAGTAGTATAAATAAAGAGAGTATAAAATATCTTTTGATGTTAGATTTAAGAGTTATTATGCTTGAAATTCCTTTATTACTTTTATTATTTGTTGGTATGTTTTATGCAGGTGGTGCAGCAAAAGTTTCTGCAATTCAAGCTTTAAGTGTTGGGAATTGGGCTTTAGTATTTTGGGTTGGTGTGATTGCTGTTGGATTAGTTTCTCCTGTTGTTATTGCATTAACAGCTTTAAAAAACCATGATTACAAAGTAAAATTTATTTTATTTAATTCTGTGGTTGTTTTAATAGGAGTTATTCTTCTTAGATTTTACATAGTTTACGCAGGTCAAATTTTTACAGGAGCATTATAA
- a CDS encoding fibronectin type III domain-containing protein, giving the protein MNKLMKITSSLALTLLVSGCSYKGDLMSSQKPKIDDSIEVVNSDSIRSISDVNAIAFEWQKVDDSRVVGYNFYRANLQKDGTKLKLIDSIENKYATHYVDNNVEPNTKYVYKISSTTNGEFESKTTKDYVVTTLDIPEGVSFIQAISNLPRQIKIIWRPHTNERISYYKIYRSSPQTSQWDELAEVEGRLQAEYIDTDLDDNVVYNYKVVAYTFDDIATKPSEIVKAQTKPLPEGIYTLKASNDQPRKIILNWQPSQSSDVIRYNIYRSSDATSGFSLLKTVSAKTLSYDDFVNEDGKIYFYKISSIDKDNLESNLNVNAAMGSTLQKVAKPIITLAQIQGERAILNWQSADRRTVSYNVYKTIKDGFFDKKTIKITGINALRYEDKDIVRGVRYSYSIQAVDENGIASEKTKETELILPKLRELK; this is encoded by the coding sequence ATGAACAAATTAATGAAAATCACATCATCTCTAGCTTTAACTCTTTTAGTTAGTGGTTGTAGTTACAAAGGTGACTTAATGTCATCTCAAAAACCAAAAATAGATGATTCAATCGAAGTAGTAAACTCAGACTCAATTAGATCAATTAGTGATGTAAATGCTATTGCTTTTGAATGGCAAAAAGTTGATGATAGTAGAGTTGTAGGATACAATTTTTATAGAGCAAATCTACAAAAAGATGGAACAAAACTAAAGTTAATTGATAGCATCGAAAATAAATATGCAACACACTATGTAGATAATAATGTAGAACCTAACACAAAATATGTTTATAAAATTTCTAGTACAACAAATGGGGAATTTGAATCAAAAACAACAAAAGATTATGTAGTTACAACGTTAGATATTCCAGAAGGTGTTAGTTTTATTCAAGCGATTTCTAATCTTCCAAGACAAATAAAAATTATTTGGAGACCTCATACAAATGAAAGAATCTCTTATTATAAAATTTATAGAAGTTCTCCTCAAACAAGTCAATGGGATGAACTTGCAGAAGTTGAGGGAAGATTACAAGCTGAATATATTGATACAGATTTAGATGATAATGTAGTTTATAACTATAAAGTTGTAGCTTATACTTTTGATGATATTGCGACAAAACCTAGTGAAATAGTAAAAGCACAAACAAAACCATTACCAGAAGGTATTTATACATTAAAAGCATCAAATGACCAACCAAGAAAAATTATTTTAAATTGGCAACCTTCTCAATCATCTGATGTTATTAGATATAATATTTATAGAAGTAGTGATGCTACAAGTGGTTTTTCTTTACTAAAAACTGTTAGTGCAAAAACACTTTCATATGATGATTTTGTAAATGAAGATGGAAAAATCTATTTTTATAAAATATCTTCAATTGATAAAGACAACTTAGAAAGTAACTTAAATGTAAATGCAGCTATGGGTTCAACTTTACAAAAAGTTGCAAAACCTATTATCACACTTGCACAAATTCAAGGTGAAAGAGCAATTTTAAATTGGCAAAGTGCTGATAGAAGAACTGTAAGTTACAATGTATATAAAACAATTAAAGATGGTTTCTTTGATAAAAAAACTATCAAAATCACTGGAATTAATGCACTAAGATATGAAGATAAAGATATCGTAAGAGGAGTTAGATATAGCTACTCAATCCAAGCTGTTGATGAAAATGGAATAGCTTCAGAAAAAACAAAAGAAACAGAATTAATATTACCTAAATTAAGAGAGTTAAAATAA
- the phsA gene encoding thiosulfate reductase PhsA, whose amino-acid sequence MSSTYTRRDFLKTTSFSAILAGTSCMAGKLGSIDTPIFDDINKTVNTYCEMCSSRCQIEAKVEKGKVTFIQGNAHSKGMNTSICARGASGHSQLYDEQRLVKPLIRVGKRGEDKWMAVSYDEAFNFISEKLTKIKKEYGAKSVLFSGKTGEHFNHLTTFTSLFGSPNLFSHVSTCPISYKVAFHHTYGAGLKRDFPNSKYILNFGHNLFEGIAVSKTKKFAKAVNKDSCKLVVLEPRFSVVAAKADEWYSVKPGTDLAFVLSLIHVWLRDGKYDKEFVENYTVGIEKLKESTKTTTPKWQEKITGIKAEVAEKVANELYAAAPSCIIDWGHKTTTGQSEFQRTRAILVANALMGNLEKEGGLFFGKKAKTVNKVANINIAPEISNPDKHIKMVKDLRVDKASQEGENIFVSRKYGVLMDIPDAILSKKPYEVKAWVMTRTNPLVTVANPQKMKEAMNKLDLIVVNDVYMSETAQMADVVLPEATYLERDEGIHDVSSKAPAYMMRNKVVEPINKTLTSYEIFRALAKKMNIDSEYKWNNINSYRAHQSKGDIKLLEKLAKDGYASFDIPALLYREKSYVDKFVEKYPTASSNLDENGLLTKMMKFKTPSGKIEIFSQTIEDAFAGYGVPANHDMDVQKGYPYIITSGKTAIHTNGHTQNIPYLNMLMSDNPVWINPLTAKKENLKNGDKIFLENDVGKEKATVFITEGIRPDTLFVYMGFGRDSKELKRADGKGTCQSKLLSLDKGPVCSTMITNTGVKITRA is encoded by the coding sequence ATGAGTAGTACTTATACAAGAAGAGATTTTCTTAAAACTACTTCTTTTTCTGCAATATTAGCAGGTACATCTTGTATGGCGGGTAAGCTAGGTTCAATAGATACTCCCATATTTGATGATATAAATAAAACTGTTAATACTTATTGCGAAATGTGTAGTAGTAGATGCCAGATTGAAGCTAAAGTAGAAAAAGGCAAAGTTACTTTTATTCAAGGTAACGCACATTCAAAAGGAATGAATACTTCAATTTGCGCAAGGGGTGCTTCAGGTCATTCTCAATTATATGATGAACAAAGATTAGTTAAACCTCTTATTAGAGTTGGTAAAAGAGGTGAAGATAAATGGATGGCAGTTTCATATGATGAAGCTTTCAATTTTATATCTGAAAAATTAACTAAAATAAAAAAAGAGTATGGTGCTAAATCAGTACTTTTTTCTGGAAAAACAGGAGAGCATTTTAATCATTTAACAACTTTTACAAGTTTGTTTGGAAGTCCAAATTTATTCTCTCATGTTTCAACTTGTCCTATTTCTTATAAAGTTGCATTTCACCACACTTATGGTGCTGGATTAAAAAGAGATTTTCCTAACTCAAAGTACATCTTGAATTTTGGTCATAATTTATTTGAAGGAATAGCTGTAAGTAAAACAAAAAAATTTGCAAAAGCTGTAAATAAAGATAGTTGTAAATTAGTTGTTTTAGAGCCAAGATTTTCAGTTGTTGCAGCAAAAGCGGATGAGTGGTATAGTGTAAAACCAGGTACTGATTTAGCTTTTGTATTATCGCTTATTCATGTTTGGTTAAGAGATGGAAAATATGACAAAGAGTTTGTGGAAAATTATACAGTAGGAATTGAAAAGTTAAAAGAAAGTACAAAAACAACAACTCCTAAATGGCAAGAAAAAATCACAGGAATAAAAGCAGAAGTTGCAGAAAAAGTTGCAAATGAACTCTATGCAGCTGCACCTTCATGTATTATTGACTGGGGTCATAAAACAACAACAGGACAGAGTGAATTTCAAAGAACAAGAGCAATTTTAGTTGCAAATGCACTTATGGGAAATTTAGAAAAAGAGGGTGGTTTATTTTTTGGTAAAAAAGCAAAAACTGTAAACAAAGTAGCAAATATAAATATTGCACCAGAAATTTCAAATCCAGATAAACATATAAAAATGGTAAAAGATTTAAGAGTTGATAAAGCAAGTCAAGAAGGAGAAAATATTTTTGTTTCACGAAAATATGGAGTTTTGATGGACATTCCTGATGCAATTTTGTCAAAAAAACCTTATGAAGTTAAAGCTTGGGTTATGACAAGAACAAATCCTTTAGTTACCGTTGCAAATCCTCAAAAAATGAAAGAAGCGATGAATAAACTAGATTTAATTGTCGTAAATGATGTTTATATGTCAGAAACTGCCCAAATGGCTGATGTTGTTCTACCAGAAGCTACATACTTAGAAAGAGATGAGGGAATACATGATGTTTCATCAAAAGCGCCTGCTTATATGATGAGAAATAAAGTTGTTGAACCAATAAATAAAACTCTAACAAGTTATGAAATTTTTAGAGCTTTAGCTAAAAAAATGAATATTGATTCTGAATATAAATGGAACAATATAAATAGTTATAGAGCACATCAATCAAAAGGTGACATTAAACTATTAGAAAAATTAGCAAAAGATGGATATGCATCTTTTGATATACCAGCTTTACTTTATAGAGAAAAATCATATGTAGATAAATTTGTAGAAAAATATCCAACAGCTTCATCAAATTTAGATGAAAATGGACTACTAACTAAAATGATGAAATTTAAAACACCAAGTGGAAAAATAGAGATTTTTTCTCAAACAATAGAAGATGCCTTTGCTGGATATGGAGTTCCTGCAAATCATGATATGGATGTACAAAAAGGTTATCCTTATATTATAACATCAGGAAAAACTGCAATTCATACAAATGGACACACTCAAAATATTCCATATTTAAATATGTTAATGAGTGATAATCCAGTATGGATAAATCCACTAACTGCAAAAAAAGAGAATCTAAAAAATGGAGATAAAATCTTTTTAGAAAATGATGTGGGTAAAGAAAAAGCAACTGTATTTATTACAGAAGGTATAAGACCAGATACATTATTCGTTTATATGGGATTTGGTAGAGATTCAAAAGAACTAAAAAGAGCTGATGGTAAAGGTACATGTCAATCAAAACTATTATCTTTAGATAAAGGCCCAGTATGTTCAACAATGATTACAAATACTGGTGTAAAAATCACTAGAGCTTAA